The Prunus persica cultivar Lovell chromosome G8, Prunus_persica_NCBIv2, whole genome shotgun sequence genome includes a region encoding these proteins:
- the LOC18767728 gene encoding uncharacterized protein LOC18767728, with protein MASLTQYSVGACLTPNKSFNLNTLFSVFPQALNATSHIRNQKTQLSLSGKKLQQKLISNIVGKNCKYEKWRVFGSDDGSCGIAPLPLPPSVLEAVQDFYKAINAKDIQALEQLLADDCHYQDLVFYVPFVGKEAIVHFLTKVMDAMGSNIHFVIDAATEGGNLTASVIWHLEWKDKEIPFATGCTFFEYEQVEGELFLRKATGMEELPFKPGDLVLKLLKSASTFFDLYPMAAEALLLKSHGSGPHEGLDTLLDKLRGRH; from the exons ATGGCCTCTCTGACCCAATATTCTGTAGGAGCTTGCCTCACACCAAACAAGAGCTTCAACCTCAACacattgttttctgtttttccacAAGCACTCAATGCAACAAGTCATATCAGAAACCAGAAGACCCAATTGTCATTAAGTGGGAAAAAGCTGCAgcaaaaattaatttcaaatattgTTGGGAAAAATTGCAAATATGAGAAATGGAGAGTTTTTGGCAGTGATGATGGATCTTGTGGGATTGCACCTCTGCCACTCCCACCTTCTGTGTTGGAGGCAGTTCAAGATTTCTACAAGGCCATCAATGCCAAGGACATACAAGCTCTAGAGCAACTTCTGGCTGATGACTGCCATTATCAAGACCTTGTCTTTTATGTTCCTTTTGTAGGAAAAGAG GCGATCGTGCATTTTCTTACCAAGGTGATGGATGCAATGGGATCCAATATTCATTTTGTCATTGATGCTGCGACTGAAGGTGGAAACTTGACTGCCAGTGTAATTTGGCATCTTG AGTGGAAAGACAAAGAGATACCCTTTGCCACTGGTTGCACATTCTTTGAATATGAACAAGTTGAAGGAGAGCTCTTTCTTAG GAAAGCAACTGGCATGGAAGAACTTCCATTCAAACCAGGTGATTTGGTACTG AAACTTTTAAAGTCAGCAAGTACCTTCTTTGATCTCTATCCAATGGCGGCTGAAG CGTTGTTGCTGAAGTCTCATGGAAGTGGCCCGCATGAAGGATTAGATACACTTTTAGACAAGCTTCGGGGTAGACACTGA